The sequence below is a genomic window from Dictyostelium discoideum AX4 chromosome 5 chromosome, whole genome shotgun sequence.
aatGTCTGCAggttattataaaaatactCAATTAACTTCAGAATCATTTGAAGGTGGTTGGTTTAAAACTGGTGATGTCGTAGAATTAATTGGAGTTAGAAAAGTTAAAATCATTGATAGAATTAAACATGCCTTCAAATTGGCAAATGGAGAATTCGTTACACCAGAACCATTGGAAAATAATTTCGTTTCACTTTGtattaatcaaatttttatttatggtAATTCACttaaaacatttttagtTGCAATTGTTAAACCATCACAAGATTGTTTAAAACAATTAGGACTTCAAGATATACCAATcgatcaattaattgaaaatccaactttaaaatcaaaacttTTATCAgagattaataaaatttcaaaagaaaaaaaactaGCAAATTATGAAATtccaaaaattattacaatagATTTCACTGAATGgacaattgataataaattaatcacTGGTTCTGGTAAATTTAATAGAGgtgaattatataaattttataaaattaaaattaataatatgtttgatataattgataaaattcaacaaggtttaagaaataataataataataataataatgataatattaataataatgataataataataataatgaatcaaataaagataattttgaaaattatataaaatcaattttaaatttagacGGTAGaattgaagataataattttaatttagagaatttatcatttattcaAATTGGTGGTGATTCGTTAGGTGCtgttaaattatcatcacttttaaaagaaaaagaaaatattgatatttcaccttcaacaattttaaatcaaaattttaatttatcttcattatcgaaattaataaatgaaaaagaatcaaatcaatcaattgttgaagattttaaagaaaattttaaaatcaattggaaTGAAGAGATGATTTTAGatgaagatattaaaaaatcaattgaccaaattaaaaatgcaCAACCATCATCAACTCCCTCttcatcaaaatcaacaccatcacaatcatcatcatcaccaccaccatcattaaattcaaataatattggtCAAAATGCTTTTCATatgaaatcaatatttattacAGGTGTTACAGGTTATTTAGgtacatttttattatttaatttattagagGATAAATCAATTGGTATTGAGAGAATTTATTGTTTAGTTAGAAATGTAAAGAATGAAGAAGAaggttttaaattaattgaaagaatatttgaaaaatcttGTATCAATGGTATGAATGAAAAGATTAGAGAAAAGGTAATTCCAGTTTGTGGTGACTTATCAAAACCATTTTTCGGTGTTTCTACTGAAACCTTCAAAATGTTATCTTTAGCGGTCGATATGGTAATTCACAATGGTGCCATTGTTAATATGGCCTATCCATATGCGAATATGAAATCAACAAATGTTACATCAACTCGTGATATCCTAAGATTATGCACTACCGGAAGAGCCTCTTTTAAAAAGTTGGTCTACGTTTCAACAGTTGGTGTATTCTTTGGAAATGGTGATGAAAAGATAGATGAATCAACAGCACCATCAACTTTCTTTTTAGATCATGGTAATGGTTATAACCAAACAAAACTAATATCAGATATACTTGTTAGAGAAGCGGCTTCATATGGTTTACCAACAATGATTTTCAGACCAGGTACAATCTTTAGTCATACCCAATCTGGTTTCAACAATCAAAATGATTCAATCggtttaataattaaaggTATCCTAGGTTCGAGTTCCTATCCAACTAAAAAAGATTACTCTAGTGGCGATTTAAATCTTTCACCAGTTGATTGGGTATCATCTTCAAtggtttctttaattaaGCATCTTCCATTTTGgtgtaataatacaaaaattTATCATATGGTAAATGATAATCGTTTATCTTTAGATTTGCTATgtcaatatataaataaagaaaaacaattagaagaaattaattatttcgaTTGGATCGATGCTCAACttaattcttcaaataatcCATTGTATTCTattaaacatttatttaaaaagaatgatcGTTTCCCAATTGGTTCTCAGTCaattaaaaatccaaaaactattaaagatttagaaTCAATTGGTGAACTTCAATGTCAACCAATATCTGATTCCACAGTAATCAATTatgtaaaatatttaatctcaaataatttaattcaaacaattaataaataaaaataataataaataaaaaaaaaaaagtttaaaaaatatttatttattttctttatttatttgttttctgccaatttttttaattttttatcgAATGATTTAGTAAATCTAGATTCACgatgttttttaataatgaaataggttattgaaaaaataataacagcAGCAAATCCTACTGATCCAATAATGATACCAATTAGTTGTGTTGTGGTTAACTTTGATTTACTTTTACAAATTGAATATTCTTCATCATTTGAAACTgattttgaatcaattaaaactgaAAAATCAGGATCTACAATTATAGATTGTTTATAATTTGGAATGGTAATACCTATGAATGATTGtgatgttgatggtgttTTTATTGTTTCCATTGAAGAATCTAATAAGACATTATCAATGGATCTAACataattatcaataatagCACGTTTAATAAATCTTCCATAAAGTGAATGATCatcaatttgaattttgaaataGTTTGAATTGTCATCCTTTGAACTATCACCAAATTTTGTTAATGAgcaaatatcattattattatcagtttCGAATGATGCAGACATAACTAATTGTAGTTGatttaaactatttgaaaatttatattccgaaatttcaattgtataTTTCACACTAGATGCATCAATAGTCATTTGAGAATTTGCAAAGGAAATGTTTGTTGAATCTTTAAACCATTCAATATTTactgttattgttgttgtaatattttcatttaaaatcattgctTCATATTTACTTTTAGAATTTGTTATTGTGGTAAAAATCCATTTTTCAAATGTGAATGATTTGATTGGTTTTGATTGAAAATCTAATTCTCTTAAAGATAcaattgatattaatgatttaaaaatgtaataatttgttgtttggttattgttgtttgtattgttattgtttccAGGTATAATTGGAATTTCAAcagttggtgttgatgtaTTTGTTGATGGTTGTGGAATGATAATAACTTGAGAACCACAATCAATACCAACCCATGGTTGATAACAAATACAGCCTGATTGTGAACAATAACCTTGATTCTTACCACCACATTCAGGTTCACCTATACATTTTTGTGGCTTATTTGTTGGGATTGGAGATAAAGTTGGAAaaattgttggtggtggatatttaaaaacttttggAGTTACCACAAAATGATTTGATTccttattattaataactaTCGGACTGCTATcgacaattttaattataaatggtTTATCTGTTGGTTTTATATCTTCAATTAACATGGTAACTCCATATACTTTAGTTGGTTGAGAAATTTGTGAAAAATCTGTATCTGAATAGTATTTAATATGAACAAGTTGATTTGGACCAAATTTTGTACCCATTATCCATAGCTTATTTCCAGTCGAGGTAATTTTAGTAGTACCCtcaataaataatctttCTACTATCGGTAAATCGGGTATTGAATAAATGAAAGAACTATTCTTTAAACATTCAGTTGAATAACCACTAAAATAACCACCGTTATTAATAAAACCATAAACACTAAAAATTATATCTTGTTTATATCCAAAAGCATATGGAATGTCAATATCACAAGTAAAAGTTGCAgttgaattgtttttgtataataattttgatttccCTTCAATCACTCTTAAATAACCAGTTGAAATATAAACAGTTGGAAATTGTTCATCTTTTAAACCAGTATCTTCATCGAAAActtgaaaattaaaagaaataatttggGAACCATCACTATTAACAGTTCTATTGGcttcaaatgataaaagaACTGGAGGTGATTCATCTATTCCATCATTAACACCAATACATTGTTTATATATTCTATTGATTTCAGAGtcattcaaataattgatGAATGGATTTGTTAATAAATTGACTGCTTTCCAAGttgaaaattgatttaaattcaaagatCTATCCCATAATTCAACATCTGTAATTAAATAGTATTGTGATGCACATACACTTGATaatgtaatattaatttcgtATTCACCCAAATAAATATCACCTTTAATTATATggttttcatttaaattaaaagtataAATTGAACCATCCATTTCACCTCTTACAACAATTTTTCCTTTTAAAAATCCATTAATAGGGTCACTAATTACAAACCTAAAACCAATataattaccattattaattttaataacattttcaaatattggaCCATATGCATCaaaatcttttgaaaattattttttaaaatagataTATATTGATGggttagaaaaaaaatattaatattaatataattattaattaattatacatACAAGTTGATTTTATTCTTAATTGATAAGAATCAGGTAATACTTCACTAATTAATGGTACACCATTGCCAATCATTAAAATCCATGGAAAGTTACCTAATTGAGTGTTTGCCGGTACtgtaaattgaatttgaaactTTGAAATGGTTGAATTCCAAGTACCAAAAGTAATGTTGTTAATTTGATATAATATTGATACATAATCACttaaaatgaatataattgGAGTATTTGTATCGATTCCatcataattaaaaaataaaatattatctaCTGATTTATTTGTGACATCAATATCATTCAGTAAAAAGGAAACATTATGTATAAAgtaagaatttaatttttgatggGATGGATTAATTGTAGTTATTGGgtttaatgaaataaaatctCCAACGTTATATTTTCTAGACCTTCCTAATGTATCATAAACATCTAAACCAACAAATTCATTGGTTATATAGTCAAATACAAATTCATATAGTCCAACATCATTTTCCATTCTAACCAATGATTCAAATCCAATTACTTTGTAACCTAAATCATTGTgtacatataaataaaaaaaatctttcattttaattcttATTAAAAAGTTACAATCTAACAAATGAaccatttcaaaaaataaaatttctggTTTCTCTCCTGTTGAGTTTATATCTAggtttaaaagaaaaaaaaaaaaaaaactaattagttttaacttaattttttaaaaaatatttaaaaaaacaaacactTACATTGATTTGGtagaatattaaaattatcattttgaaAACTATAATTATTACCTGTAGTTGAAGATTTGAGTTGTTGCAAAAATGAAACTTTGGTTTGGAAATTAAAGTTTGTTCCATGTTTAAAACcaaatggaaaataaaatattttttgtatttgttCTGTGATGCATCTAATCATTGTATAATCATATTTACGTGTTGAATTTCCAAACAATGTGAAAATGAAAGTATTTACTAAATTTGTTTCATTCGGTGgtgtatatataatattaaatttccCACTAATATACAATGGTAACTCTATatacaaacaaaaaatataatagaaaaaatataataatcgGGTATCATTTAAGaactattaataaattggaaaaaataaataatgatttgttattttttaaaaaaaaaaatcctacCTGTCATATTATaagttatattaaaaattggtaaaaatttatcatcatATTGACAAAAAACTGTAACATGTGAAGGATAAAATTCTGAAAGCTTTCCTAAATAAGTTAAATCTCCATTTTTACTTTGGTATATTGGAACTGGACGATCCACTGAACTCGATTGGCCAATACTATATATAAATGGATTTTTATTGGTTGCATTTGATGTAAACTTATAAAGAGGAAAAGTGTTTACTCCATACTGAATAAAATTGTCAATTTTCGAAGGATACGTTATAATTTgggtatttttattattggaatctttttttaaaaaataaaaaataaattaattattgtgctaatttttaaaaacaaaaataaaaatgaaaataaaaaataaaaaaaattaaaattaaaataaaattagctGGTAATACTCACTTTTATAATCAACCTGAGGAAAAGtgatatttatataattttcatcccaaaacaaaatatttaaagaattatactcattaaaatttattgttgAATAAATTGCAAAGAAACTCATTCCTTCTCCAAATGTACTAGTgtatgaattattattagatggtGTATATATACTTTGAATTGGAGAttttacattaaaaaaaaatactgctcccatattaaaaattgaatttgaagttgagttattattataagtAAACACGGTATAATTTAATGTTTTGGGATCAATcactttatattttttaattttgattaaaaatagtaaaatattaatatatttatattagttttttaattttattttatttatttattaattttttacaaacATTGACAAGAATAATTTATAgttatactattatttattgaagaatcatttgaaaaactTGTAAAAATGGTTGGTGAATAATTTCCAGCAAAAACATGGTAAACTTTTACTCCAATTACTTGTGCTGTTGAATTAGAAAATAGTGGTGTAAAATTTATACTTggttcaaaatcaattgtaTAAACATTGAAATCTTGTCCACTATTTGAATTATctaccaataataaaaaaaatacaaaatcaCATTGTGTTTCATATGTGTCTGAGGGATATCTTGTATATGtgtcaacttttttttttgaaatatcatatatatcaattattgaattttctgattttattttacaaaaacaaaaaacaaataaaattaatagaaaaataataatattttgtttCATTgtgaaatataattttttattattctttgaaataaaatgaataaaattttaaataatttactaaatcaaaaaaaaaaaatcaaaaaaaaaattagtcattttaacatttttttttaaaaaaaagtattctgaagatattttttttaatagaataTTCCCAAGGTGGcatgtaaattaaaaaaaaaaaaaatgggccatattatcataaaaaatatcacaaatcaacaaaaagaatcaaagattgatatttttttttgattttttgagcaataaaaaaaattaaaaaaaaaaatatagtataaaaaaaaataaaaatcttttaaaaatagatatttgTGATCAagcaaaaaaataaaaaatatctggaaaataattctaaaaaaaaaaaaaataaataaaataaaaataaaatttattaaagaataaataatttaattaattttattgttgttgttgttgttttttttttatattttgattaatattttgaGTTTCACCATCctttaaaccaattttaatcatttctGCAGAATATTGGAAACCTAAAATATAACCAGGAAGTTTTTGACCGGGAGTATAGATGTTTAAAGTTGCATTTGGAAAAGCCATAtaaacattttcaatatccTTTAAATGAAAGTTTTTTGTGATTATTGAACTTTCACGCATTAAAACTTCAATGGTATGCATTGAAGAAACATTTTCCATTGGTTCTAGTGGACCCATTAAAATTACATCGACTATAACATCGGTTGCACCAGTGTCATAACATAAACGAACGGTATCTGTAATTGGTGTCATATAACTAACACCACCATCACAATAGTTATAACCATTCTTTGTAATCATTGGAAAAACCGCTGGTACAGAAGAGGAAGCTACAACACCTAAACATATATCTGGGTCTGTTTTGTTGAATCGATTGAAATCACCTGTATCAATATTTGTTGCACCAATGAGAAATCCTCTGTCTGATTGTAATAGACTTGTAACATTTACTAATGTtgtcattaaatttaataatggtgtTGTATCGAATAATCcggatttaaataataatccttCGATTGGACCATCTTTCCAATTAACATAAACATCATCTCTTGTAATACTTAACCATTGTTTCTCTAAAAAATCACGTCCACTTGTTTCGTCACCTACTGAAAACATTGACATACCAATTGCATTAATACTACCAGCTGATATACCTGTTGCGAATTGCCATTTATAATCTTCAGGTTCTCTTACATTTAATATACCCATAACAACACCTGCTTCCCATgctatatataaaattttttttttttttttttgtttgtcaattttattttatactattttatttttattttaatttgaatttaatttaatttaattttattttattttgtttatctgattttattttatttatcttattttattttattttattttattttatttttatttcattttatttttattttattttatattttttttaatttaaaaaaattacctCCTCTATCTCCTGCTCCTGAAAAAGTAATTGCTCTGCATGTTGTTGATTGGGAAAGAAcattatcaataaataataaaaaacatgaaagtaatattatttgtgcattttttatcatttttatttttaccactgtggtttaaaattataataataaaaaaaaaaaaaaaaaaaaaaattaaagtacAATTGCAATTAAGACGTtccaaaaaatgaaaaaaaaatgattttttttttttttttttgatcccaaagatatttatttgaatgttaacaaaaaaaaaaaaataactgaTCATGAAacgaattaatattatttgaaaaactttttttaccatttaaaaaaaaaaaataaaataaaaaaaagataagcaaaataaaatcagataaattaaaaaaaaaaaaaaaggtgaatTAAGTGTATCTTAAAATTCTATTACTCTATTACAATCTTTATTTGTTTactttgaaataaaaatttgaattttttttttttttttttttttccaaatttgaaatttaataattaatttatttaaaaactttatttacattctttatttttaaaaagtaattatttttattattttattattatttaaaattttagataataatcttttcttttttttttttttattaatttaataattttaataatttatcaacttGTACACCAATTGAGTTATCTTTTTTTGAAGCTTcagtaattaaaaatttaattttatcaaaatttgaattaataattttaaatttaccaccTGTGACTACAATATCTTCTAAAAGATCTAAACAAGATTTTTTTACAGCTTGATATTTTGTATAATTTAAAGTTTCAGCAATTGTTGAgaataatttgataatattagtTTCATCAAGGTAAAAGTTAGAACTTTCAGAGCAATCATCTAATGACCAAATTGATTTAACGAAACAAGATAAAGCATAAAGTATTGATTGTTGTTCACTCCATAAACTTGaaactaaattatttaataacgAATCAGCAATTGAtagattctttaattttgtttCTTTAGTTGATGCTTTGAAAGAGTCGCCAATTACATTATAGATTTGAGTTCTAATTAAAGCTTTCATTGgtcttaattttaattcatcttTGTCAATCTCTTCTTTAGGGTCAACATTCATTGACTCTTCAGTTGATTgattaaaaacaaatggaTAAAACTCTTCAATAACTTTATCATAAATATCAATagtattaaatgattttaatattattgataaatttgtaattgcttttcttttatattcTAAATCATTCTTTTTACATTCATTAAACataatatttacaatttctGATGGTGTTGgaatattattaccattattactactactactattattattattattattattattattattacttgaatcaataatagtttttgaaCAAATTGTTGATAAAGTTGATAATGAACCTAATAAAGAATCTTTACCAGGATAAGTTCTACCTTTAAGACcttgaacaattaaatttaaaatcattggtAAATGAGTATCAATCATATTTCTAATATCATCGGTTAAACTTGATAAACATAAAGCAGCTTGTTCCTTTGTTGACCAAGTACCACTATTCATATTGGTAgtgattaattttataatttcatcagaatataatttaattgaaccaattgaattatcatcccaaattgatttatataGTTCAGAGATTTCTTTCTTTGGATGTGATTTATAGAAATAAAGGAATGGTATAACATCAACATTGAAATTTGAAATCTTTGAAGGACAATTCTTGAATAACTCTTTATAGATCGTACcaactattattaaattatcttcCAATTGTAATGGATCAGAATCTGCTGATACTAAACTTGAAATTCTATCTAAAAGTTGACCCATTAGCTTGGTTGGTGATTTCGAAAGAATATGTGAGAGAGCAACAATGAAATGTTTTCTAATGGTTGGTGATTTATCAATGACAGAAGGGAACATTGTGTTAATCAACTTTGTTAGGGATTGTTCTGGTAAATCATTGATTGGTGCAGTTTTCGATTGGAATAAAGCCCCAATGAATTTAGCAACACCAACTCTGGTGATAATACCAACACTAAATTGTACCAATTGATTGAGATTTGCCAATACTTGAGTAATATTTGAATCGTCGATATAACGTTGACAAACTTctaaaatatcatttaatgGTGAAGTTTTTGAGATTTCAACTCTCATAGATTCCAATTGTTCTTGTGAAACGTTCATTGATTCAGCATGAAAACTTGCATAATTGAAACTTGCAGGCTCTAAACTACTCAACGATTCCAATAGCACAGTGATCATATCGGGTATGTATGGAGTTAGCAATTGTTTTGAACTCTTTGAAATTCTAAccaattgtttaattgaGAATTGTTTGACCTCGTTGGAATCATTTGAAATACCTTTGTTAAGTATGAATGGTAAGATCAACTTCAATACCTCTTTGGCTTTACTTGGTGAAGTATAGGCAGGATCACATAAACGAGCTGAAACATTACCAATTGATTTCATTGAAACTTCTGCTGCCTTTCTAACAGATTCTTTTATATCATCCAATGTTCTGAAACTCATAAAGAATATCTCCTCCAAATAGGGTAAAATCTGTTCTGGTGTTGCATTTTGAATTGTATCAGGAATGGCGGAACAACTTGCCTCTCTAACTCTCCAAGCAGTTGTACCCATACCTTGTAAGACCTCTTTTAATATCGGTTGGAAATATTGTGGgaataaatctttttgatCGATTAATGCATTAAGAATACTCTTCATTGAAGCGGCCATCTTTGGATTTGGATCATAAACGAATCTATAGATCTTTGGAATTAATGATGGTAGCAATGGAGCCAACTCATCCTTTGCTTTGGATGCCAATGATACGATTGCAAATGATGCACCTTTCTTTGAATTCCAAATTTGGTGATGAGTTGATAAATTCATCAACTTATAGACCATATCAGGTTTACCAAGATCATTGGCAACGGATGTTAACTCCTTATAGGTCAACGCTGACCCAGttttattaccaccat
It includes:
- a CDS encoding EGF-like domain-containing protein produces the protein MKQNIIIFLLILFVFCFCKIKSENSIIDIYDISKKKVDTYTRYPSDTYETQCDFVFFLLLVDNSNSGQDFNVYTIDFEPSINFTPLFSNSTAQVIGVKVYHVFAGNYSPTIFTSFSNDSSINNSITINYSCQLIDPKTLNYTVFTYNNNSTSNSIFNMGAVFFFNVKSPIQSIYTPSNNNSYTSTFGEGMSFFAIYSTINFNEYNSLNILFWDENYINITFPQVDYKNSNNKNTQIITYPSKIDNFIQYGVNTFPLYKFTSNATNKNPFIYSIGQSSSVDRPVPIYQSKNGDLTYLGKLSEFYPSHVTVFCQYDDKFLPIFNITYNMTELPLYISGKFNIIYTPPNETNLVNTFIFTLFGNSTRKYDYTMIRCITEQIQKIFYFPFGFKHGTNFNFQTKVSFLQQLKSSTTGNNYSFQNDNFNILPNQYINSTGEKPEILFFEMVHLLDCNFLIRIKMKDFFYLYVHNDLGYKVIGFESLVRMENDVGLYEFVFDYITNEFVGLDVYDTLGRSRKYNVGDFISLNPITTINPSHQKLNSYFIHNVSFLLNDIDVTNKSVDNILFFNYDGIDTNTPIIFILSDYVSILYQINNITFGTWNSTISKFQIQFTVPANTQLGNFPWILMIGNGVPLISEVLPDSYQLRIKSTYFDAYGPIFENVIKINNGNYIGFRFVISDPINGFLKGKIVVRGEMDGSIYTFNLNENHIIKGDIYLGEYEINITLSSVCASQYYLITDVELWDRSLNLNQFSTWKAVNLLTNPFINYLNDSEINRIYKQCIGVNDGIDESPPVLLSFEANRTVNSDGSQIISFNFQVFDEDTGLKDEQFPTVYISTGYLRVIEGKSKLLYKNNSTATFTCDIDIPYAFGYKQDIIFSVYGFINNGGYFSGYSTECLKNSSFIYSIPDLPIVERLFIEGTTKITSTGNKLWIMGTKFGPNQLVHIKYYSDTDFSQISQPTKVYGVTMLIEDIKPTDKPFIIKIVDSSPIVINNKESNHFVVTPKVFKYPPPTIFPTLSPIPTNKPQKCIGEPECGGKNQGYCSQSGCICYQPWVGIDCGSQVIIIPQPSTNTSTPTVEIPIIPGNNNNTNNNNQTTNYYIFKSLISIVSLRELDFQSKPIKSFTFEKWIFTTITNSKSKYEAMILNENITTTITVNIEWFKDSTNISFANSQMTIDASSVKYTIEISEYKFSNSLNQLQLVMSASFETDNNNDICSLTKFGDSSKDDNSNYFKIQIDDHSLYGRFIKRAIIDNYVRSIDNVLLDSSMETIKTPSTSQSFIGITIPNYKQSIIVDPDFSVLIDSKSVSNDEEYSICKSKSKLTTTQLIGIIIGSVGFAAVIIFSITYFIIKKHRESRFTKSFDKKLKKLAENK
- a CDS encoding patatin family protein, which translates into the protein MIKNAQIILLSCFLLFIDNVLSQSTTCRAITFSGAGDRGAWEAGVVMGILNVREPEDYKWQFATGISAGSINAIGMSMFSVGDETSGRDFLEKQWLSITRDDVYVNWKDGPIEGLLFKSGLFDTTPLLNLMTTLVNVTSLLQSDRGFLIGATNIDTGDFNRFNKTDPDICLGVVASSSVPAVFPMITKNGYNYCDGGVSYMTPITDTVRLCYDTGATDVIVDVILMGPLEPMENVSSMHTIEVLMRESSIITKNFHLKDIENVYMAFPNATLNIYTPGQKLPGYILGFQYSAEMIKIGLKDGETQNINQNIKKKQQQQQ